Within Rhipicephalus microplus isolate Deutch F79 chromosome 9, USDA_Rmic, whole genome shotgun sequence, the genomic segment CATATCTTCGCTCATGGAGCATCCCAAAAGACCATGATTTGCGGCTGTTATCTGGAGGTATGTTGCTTCGGAGCTCACTCCAGCTGCTCCACAAGTTCTGCAATCACCGCAGATATTTAGTCACAACTGTCAGTATTAACTTGGCTATATTCATTGAGGTGAATCAGGCTTGCATGCGGTTACAAGCTGTATCAGTTTAGcccgacgtaaaaaaaaaaaaactcattctCTGTCACTGTCATCTTCCAAACTCCAAACACACTGTTTCAAAATGAATGAAAgagtcaatcagtcaatcaaaaaTAAATTCATTGCGTCGCCGCACTAGGATTTATCTCCAACGCTGCGGACAGAGGTCGTCCAGAGTGAGCGAAGAATGTATGAACGCTAGTGATGTAGCCATCGTAGGGGTTCAGTCTGCAGGCTTTTTCTGTGTTGCACCTATATAACAACTATTTAGTGTTTCGGTTTAGCACTGACAAAGATAAGCATTCTGTGTTGTGATTGCCAAATGGAAGACATGTTCCCTAATCTAAGCAATCAATCGACTCCACAGATACTGCGTGAAGAGGCTCCGGTGATTCGTGTCATCCAGACGAAGATTGATGAAGGCCGTGAGGCGGAGCACAACTTGACAGCCATCCGGGGCGCCATCCTGCGTGAGCTAACCAATGCAAAAGGGGTTGGAGTCTTCAGGCGCATCGGGATCCAGAGGCGACTTCGTGAGCTAGACACACGTATAAATCAACTACATGAAAAGTGAGTTTATGAAGTGACGGCTGAAGAGGTGTCAGTGCGCGTGATATGACCTAGACCATCTTCATCATCACCCGCAACAGCGGCAGTCCCTGTACGTCATACGACCTAAATCAGCCGAAGGGCAGTGAGGTCACGTCATACGACCTAAagcatcataatcaccatcaccatcgtcatttttgATAATTATGAGCAACATAAGCAGCGACACTAATTACAACAGCGGTCAGGGCATGTCCCACGACTTAAGCTAAAGGTCACTTAGGTCACGTCATACGATctaaagcatcatcatcatccgaaGCAGCACAAATCAGCCGAATTCAACAACCTTATCTGGCACCACAGACTACATGTAAGTGCCATATACAGGTTTTTCGCGACTTCACCTAGAAAGGCCTCGCTAAAAACCAGTGTTAATTAACGTCGGCTGTAATTATCCAACTAAATATATTCACCACCCAAGCAGTACGTACGAAAGGTTAACCATCGAAGCTGAAGCGTCATCTTCGCTGTTTATCATGAGCTGGCATCTACCAAAGTGTCCTTTGTTGTGACTTTTcactcattatttatttattttgttttcattttcagtttaATGTGGTCACGAAGTACCATGCAGCATGGAAAGTATACAGCTGCAGATATACATGCACAAATGGAGCCGCAAGACATACAAACTCACAAAAAAGGGAAACAAACCAAACCAATTGGCGTATCCGGAAGAGCTCGCTGTTGGGCTAGACGGTACATGTTTGAACTTCGCGCCAATACTACAACCACACAGAAGAAGAAAACGTGTGACTGTGATTTGCGAGTCGTGTTAGAGCGGCCATCCTGTCTGATGTTTTATTCTTCTGTGTGGTTCTGATTTTGGTGCAAAGTTGACTTTTTAATTCAGTATCTGGAAGCACTACATGAAACCAGCGCAACGTGCCTATATAACAAAGCAATACAAACATTAGGAAAGTGACACTTAATATAGgataaaaacagcaaaaaaagttAGGAGATGCATGCTACAATTCatgtgaattcatggtgaagttaGCGCGAAGGATAATAAGAACAGACAAATTATTTTATGGATCACGATTCATGCTCTGGTAGATATTGCCACGGGTACTCCCCGTTACAATATTATCCCTATAGCTACACGTGCTGAGCAAACTTGAAGAGAAACTGCTCCAAGCACGGGTACATATTGAGGTATGCAGTATTCCGGCATTGTTTATTCGTTGTAGTTCCCATTCTCTCACGAACTGCCATATTTTCCCACCTAATATCTACATACAGCTTCACTGTAATCATAATGCAAGGAGTAATGTGAGCACGTGGAACACTTCATTTCGGCGCAGGAACCAAGAGGCAGAGCTGAAACTGCGGACGTTTATCGGCGGTGTTCAGTCAGGCAGAATTCGCGACCGACGGCAAGCTCGATCTATCCTGGACAATATCTACCACTTCTGCGGCACGGTGGTCGCAAAACTTGTCGTTCTCTGCAGGGGACTCGCCGGAGCCGTTGTCAACGTGTACCAACGCGTCATTCTGGGCCTGTCCAACGCGATCCATGGGATATTGGGTTGAAGGTGGCTTCTTCGTATAAGCCGGAGTCAGAGCCACCGTTTACCAGTTACCCGGTCGTGTAATAAATCTCTACGCAACGGAAGCAATCCCACTCTACTGTCCATTTGTACTGGTTTCGTTTCTCTTCACACTCGAAGTGCTGCCAATGCGACGTATTAGCGTCCCAATGTGAAAATATCGTTGTTGCTCTTGTTTGTCAATGATGCTACGGACGGGCGTGTCTATTCAAAGGTTATTTCTTTCTATACGACGTACTGCTGTCTTTATTCGAAAATCGCATACGAGAAGACGCGATCCATATCGAAATCTTTGCCTGAAGATCTTGTTAACCAGAGGACGGCTGGAATAGCATGGCCATAACTCTTTTGCTTTCAGCTGCGTAACGAGTGGCCGTATAACGGTAACCTCCGAGTACATTGCGGAAGAAGTCGGTCTGCGGAAGCAGTGACACACACAGTGAGGCATAGGTGCTCGAGCAAGTTTTTGAGTACAACCGTGCTAGTTGGCATAAGTCTGCAGAACAAGTGGAGCTCACACAGACTCATTCACGGAATATATTGCCACGGAGACTAATTACACTATCCGAAATTATCAAGAATTAGCGTCCACAGTGTTGTGCGCGCCCATGCTTTgtggccgcacgactcatgcctctcgTTCACGGGTCAGTGTGGGTTGGACCTGCGTTGGTGGATGAACAGTTTTTGTTATGGAACactctagcggactcttccattTTTTAGC encodes:
- the LOC142772297 gene encoding uncharacterized protein LOC142772297, giving the protein MTVPELPTWLTALAFCAAVAISQSHLLGGLLPKPGLGIKTSEGNVDTSAIRLPQGSSLPSGINVGQTVIQSDTFRKVSAPGINSITNSAGAQILREEAPVIRVIQTKIDEGREAEHNLTAIRGAILRELTNAKGVGVFRRIGIQRRLRELDTRINQLHEKNQEAELKLRTFIGGVQSGRIRDRRQARSILDNIYHFCGTVVAKLVVLCRGLAGAVVNVYQRVILGLSNAIHGILG